One Candidatus Binatia bacterium genomic window, GACGCCCCCTTCGGCGCGCTCGACGCGAAGCAGGAACGGCAGCGATCGGCGCGGGACGCCGCCTCTCGTCAGCGGCGATCCTTTCGAGGCGCCGTCCCGGCCGACGTGCGTGACCTTATGGTATTCGCGCACCTCGACCGAAGGCGCCAGGACCCGGGCGAGCGGCTCCAGATAGCGCTCCGCCAGCGCCCCAGCCGTGAGGAGGGTGCCGTCCTCCGGAAGAGCCGCCCCCGCGCGGAGCAGCGCCTCCCGGCCCGACGGCGTCGCGTTCATGGCGAAGGGGGTGAACAGCCGTACGTGAGCGAAGCGGCGCAGATGCTCGCCGACCCTGCCGGCTTCGTAGACCACGACCCGGAATCCGGAGCGCGAGGCCTCGAGCGCGGCCTCGATGCCCATGGGCCCGGCGCCCAGGATGGCCAGCAGGGGTTGCATGATGGGAAGTATGGCGGGACGGGACGGCGCCACCGAGCGTGCCGGCTGCCGTCGCTAGGCCAGCCCCAGGTCCTCGATGGCGTCCTCGTCGAAGCCGAGATAGTGGCCGTATTCGTGGAGGAGCGTGATCCGGATCTCCTCCGCGACCTCCTCGGAGGTCGTCCCGGCATGCTCGAGGTTCTTCTGGAAGAGGAGCACGACGTCGGCGTAGCCCGATCCCCCGCTCGCCTTCTCACCCAGCGAGGTCCCCACGAAGAGTCCCAGGATCTCGGGCGTGATGTGGGGGGCGTATTCCGCCATGGCGGGCGTGGGCTTGGGCTCCACGACGACGGGCACCTCCTCCACGGCGTTCCGGATCGGCTCCGGAAGCGAGGCCAGCACCTCGTCCAGGACGGAGCGAAAATCCTCGGCGTTCATGCGCACCGGCTCGGGAAAGTGCTCGGGATCGAGGCGGCTGGCCTCCGCGAAGAGGAGATCCGCGTCTCGGAAGTCTCCGGTGACCTCGCGGATCCGGGCCTCGAGATCGGCGCGGTCGGCGTCGTCCTCTTCATCCTCGGGAGGACGGAGCGCCGTGACGGCACGCAACGCCTCGCGCGTGCGCCACAGGAGATGGAGGGTCTCGGCGCGGTCGAGGGCCGCCCCCCAGTGCTCGGGGTCTCCCGCGAGGACGGCCTCGAAGCGTTCGAGCGCGGTCTCGAACTCGCCCGCGTCGAGCGCCTCTTCCCCCTCGCGCATCAGCTCGTCCAGACGCGAGGGAGAGGGCATGGCGTCAGCCTATGGCGTTCCCGAGGCGGGAGCGGAGGACTTCACGGCGCGATCGAGCAGGCCGTCGATCTCGGTGAGGACCGGATCGAGTTGGGCCACCTGGGAGCGGACCGCGTCGGCGTCGTTGTTCTGCACCCAGGGGCCGGTCTGCGTGATGGTGTTGCGTCCCGTGGCGATCTGGATCTTCATCGTTTCGTTGTCCATCAGGTTCATCGACGACGTCCTGGACTCGATGGCGTTGAACTGTTCGCCGATCTCCTTCATCGCCTTGGAAACGCCCTGGACGTCCGAGTCCTGCGCGGCGCGATCCATGCGCCCCTTCGCGTCACTCAGGGCCGCGCGCGAGGCGGCGAAGTCCGCGCCCGCATCCCCCTTCCCCGCCAGGGTCTGGCAGGAGGCGGCCCCCATCGCGAGCGCCGCGAGGGCCACGAGGAGGGCCGGAACGTGAGCGCGCCTCACAGGACGTACACGATCGTGAAGACGCCGATCCAGATCGCGTCCACGAAGTGCCAGTACCAGGAGGCCGCCTTCAGCGGGAACTGCTGCTCGTGCGTCACGCGGCCGCGCATCACCGCGCCGTAGACCACGTTCAGGAAGATGATCCCCATCAGGACGTGCAGCCCGTGGAAGCCCGTCAGCATGAAGAAGGTCGAGCCGAAGATCCCGCTCTTGATGTTGAAGGCCTCGCCGTTCAGCACGCCGTACTCGTAGGCCTGCCCGCAGAGGAAGATGGCGCCCAGGAAGATGGTGAGCAGGAGCGCCGAGACCACGCCCTCCCGGTTCTTCCGCTCGATCGCCACGTGCGCGAGATGGCAGGTCACCGACGAGGAGAGGAGGATCCCGGTGTTCACGGCCGGGAGCAGGAGCCCGAAGTGCGGCATGCCCGCCGGCGGCCAGCTCTTCGCGTGGGTGCGCGCGTAGATGATCGCGGCGAAGAAGGAGGCGAAGATCGCCGCCTCCGAGAGGATGAAGAGGATCATCGCCGTTCGGAGCCGCGCGTCGGCGTCCAGGAGGTCGCGTCCCACGAAGCTGTCCCGGAGCAGTTCGGCCCACCACCGCCCGGCGCCCAGGATCGTGACGAGGAGCCCGAACAGGAGGATCGCGATGCCCGCCTTCACCCCCCGCGTCGAGGCGATGATGCCGATCGGGATGAGGCCCGCGCCGATGGCCGTGATGATCGGCCACTGGCTCGGGACCGGGTCGTGGGAGTGGTGCTCCATCGCGATCGCCATGCGCGCTCCTCCGGAATCGTTACGGGTCGGAATTCAGCGGGCGAGTATGCCTTCGCGGACAGGCCATCGCAAGGACGTTGTGATCTTCGAACGGATGGGCGGAACGGGTCGTGGAGGGGGGGACCCTGGGGGGATCAGCGAACGACGACCAGCTTCACGCTCTTCTGGATACCCGGGGCGGCGACGCGGATCCAGTAGACGCCCGCGGCGGCGTGCTGGCCGCTCTCGGAGGCTCCGTCCCAGCGCAGCGTGTGCGGGCCCGCTTCCATGGCGCCGGAATGGAGCGAGCGAACGAGCCGGCCGCGCGCGTCGAAGACCTCCGCCGCCAGGGGCCCGGAACGGGCCAGCGTGAGCGCGATCTGCGCCGCCCCGGAGGTCGGAGACGGATAGGGCGCGCCGATCACGAGTTTCGGCGCGCCCAGCTCCGCGATGTCCACCCCGGTGACGTTCTTGGTGAGGTCGATGGTGGCCATGTTCGAGAAGCCGCTCCAGTTCCCCGAGGCATCGGCGACGCGGAGGACCGCGAAGTACTTCTTCCCCAGCACGAGGCCCGCGATCACCACCGAGTCCCTCGCGCCCGAGGGGGGCGGAACGTGCCCGCTCATGTTTACGACCGCCGCCTTGTTCCACCAGGCGAGCGTGTCGGTGCCGCTGACCGCGGTCGCCGTGTAACGAAGATCGTACTTGGCGGCCTGGCCGACGATGCCGTTGTCTCCCGTCGCGGTCCAGAGGAGCGTCACGGCGAGTCCGGCGGTCTGTGCCTGCGATCTGGAAACGGCGAGCGGTGCGATGGCGAAGCAGAGGGCGACACACAAAGCGGCACGGACGCGTCCGAGCAGGCGGGGCATGATCCTTCCCTGGGTGCGAGTTCGAGATGTCGATGGATCGGGATGTCGGTTCGGAACTGCCGGTTTTCATAGGCAGGAACCGTGCCGCGAAGGCACAGGGAGCAGGGAGGCACGCATCTAGTGGGAGATACGCGGTCCGTCGCGGACCACGAGCCGCGCGGGTGGATGCGGCGTGTACCCCCGCGTGCGGGCGGCGTCCCAGGAGGGAACGTCGTCTCCCGCGATACTATAAAGACGTTTTAGAGTCGCCCCGTTCGGAGGTTTTCCGTGGCCCGCGCTTCGGGCGGGCCCTCAGATTCGCGTGCGGCTCGTGGCCATGGCGGGCATCGGCTCTTCCTCGCGTGCCGGAGCCGGCGCCTCTTCGGGAGCGGCGCTCTCCGGCGACCCGCGCGCGGGCACCTTCGTGAAGCGGGCGAGATAGGTGTAGACCACCGGCACCAGCACCAGCGTGAGGAACGTGGAGAAGATCATCCCGCCCACCACCGCGATCCCCAGCGGACGCCGGGCCTCCGCCCCCGCTCCGAGCCCGATCGCGATCGGGAGGATGCCGAAGATCGTCGCCAGTGAAGTCATGAGGATCGGGCGGAGCCGGATCTGCGCCGCCTCCGCGACCGCATCCACGATCGAGAGGCCTCGCGCGCGAAGCTGGTTCGCGTACTCCACGATCAGGATCGAGTTCTTGGTCACGAGACCGATCAGCATGATGAGTCCGATCTGCGAGTAGATGTTGAGGCTCTGTCGGAAGACGAAGAGCGACACCAGGGCCCCCGCGACGGCGAGCGGCACGGCGAGCAGGATCGTGAGCGGATGGATGAAGCTCTCGAACTGTGCGGCGAGCACCAGGTAGATGAACACGATCGCGAGCCCGAACAGGAAGTAGAGGCTGGTGCTCGACTCGCGGAACTCGCGCGACTGCCCCGCCAGCTCGTGCTTCATGCCGGCGGGCAGCTTCTCGGCGGCGATCTTGTCGAGCGCGTCGAGCGCCATGCCCAGCGGCAGCCCCGGCGGAAGGCTGGCCGTGATCGTGGCCGAGCGGACCCGGTTGTAGTGGTTCAGCTCCTTGGGCGCGACGGTCTCCTTGATCGAGACCACGTTGGCCAGCTGCACCAGGCCGCCGTTCCCGCGGATGTAGATATCGTCGATCGTGCTGGGCGTGGAGCGCTCCTGGGGCGAGACCTGCGCGATCACGTCGTACTGCTTCGTCCCGCGCTTGAACTCGCTGACCGTGCGGCCGCCCAGGAGCGTCTCGAGCGTGGTTCCGATGTCGGTCACCGAGACGCCGAGCTGTGCGGCGCGCTCGCGGTCGATCGAGACGTCGAGCTGCGGCTTGTTCAGGCGCAGATCGGTGTCGAGGTTCAGGAGGTAGCCGAGCTTCGAGGCCTCCCCCATCATCGCCCCGACCCCCTGGGCGAGCTGCTCGTAGTCCTCGCCCTGGAGCACGTACTCGACGGGCGATGAGGAGAACCGTCCGCCGATGCTGGGCGGGTTGATGACGAAGGCGAGCACGCCCGGAATCGAAATCAGGCGCGGGAAGAGCTCTTGCACCAGCTGCTGCTGCGACTTGTGCCGCTCGGCCCTGGGCTTCAGTCCCAGGAAGAGGAAGCCGTTCGTGACCTGCCCCGGGCCGCCGAAGCCGAGACCCGTCGCGGTGAAGAGCCCCTTGCGCTCCGGCAGCGGGAGCAGGATCGACTCCACCTGCCGCATGTAGCCGTCGGTGTATTCGAGCGTCGAGCCCTCCGGCGCGATCACGATGCCGAACGCCACGCCCCGGTCCTCGGTCGGGACCAGCTCGCGCGGCAGCAGCATGAACATTCCGCCGATCAGGGCGAGGAGCAGCACGGCCGCGCCGAGCGCCACGCCGCGGTGGCCCAGGAACCAGCGAAGCGAGCGCGAGAACTGGACGTTCACGGCATCCAGGAAGCGGTCGATCCCCTGCGCCAGCTTCCCCTGTGCCTTGTCATGCGACGACTTCAGAATTCGCGAGGAGAGCATCGGAGTGAGCGTCAGGGCGACGAACCCCGAGATCAGCACCGCGACCGCGACCGAGAGTCCGAACTCGCTGAAGAGCCGGCCCACCGTGCCGGTGAGGAACGAAACCGGCACGAACACCGCGACCAGCGTGATCGTGGTTGCGAGCACCGCGAACCCGATCTCGTTCGATCCGTCGAAGGCGGCGCGCAGCCGCCCCTTCCCCATCTCCATGTGCCGGTAGATGTTCTCCAGCACGACGATGGCGTCGTCCACGACCAGCCCGATCGCGAGCACCAGCGCGAGCAGGGTGAGGATGTTGATCGTGAAGCCCATGAAATAGGCGACCGCGAACGTGCCGACGATGGAGATCGGGATCGCCACGGCGGGAATGAGCGTCGCGCGCGCGGTCTTCAGGAAGAAGAGGATCACGAGGATCACGAGGAACATCGCGATGAAGATCGTCTGCGACACCTCGTGGATCGAGTCCTTGATGAACGTGGAGGAGTCGTAGGCGACGTCGAGCTTCATCCCCTCGGGCAGCGTGGCCTGGAGCTGCGGCAGGGCGGCGCGGACCGCGTCGGCCACGTCGATCGTGCTCGCCTTCGACTGCTTCACGACGCCGAGCCCGACCGCCGGCTCGCCGTTCCATCGCACCGCGGTCCGCTCGTCCTCGGCCCCGACCTTCACGTCGGCGACGTCGTCGAGGCGGACCGTCTCGGTTCCGTCCTGCTTGACGATGATCGCGCCGAACTCCTCGGCGGTGACCAGGTCGCCGCGCGTCCGCACGGCGAACTCGCGTTGCGTCCCCTCGACGCGGCCCGCGGGGATCTCGGCGTTCTCCCGGCGCACCGCCGCCTCGACGTCCTGCGTCGTGAGCCCGTGCGCGGCCATGCGGCCCGGATCCAGCCACACGCGCATCGCGTAGCGCCGCTCGCCGCCGAGGAAGATGTTGCCGACGCCCGGCAGGCGCTGCAGCCGCTCCTTGAGCACGCGGTCGGCGACGTCGGACAGCTCGAGGTTGGAGAAGCGCTTGCTGGAGAGGGCGAGCCAGACGATGGGCTGGGCGTTGACGTCCACCTTCTCCACGATCGGATCGTCCGCCTCGGCCGGAAGCTGTCCGCGGACGCGCGAGACCTTGTCGCGCACGTCGTTCGTCGCCTCTTCGATGTTCCGAGAGAGCTCGAACTCGACCGAGATCGAGGAGCCCTGCTCGCGGCTGGAGGACTCGATCGTCTTCACCCCTTCCAGGGTGGCGAGCTGCTCCTCGAGCACGTCGGTGATCTCGGTCTCCACCACGCTGGGGCTCGCGCCGCGGTAGAACGTGGTGATCGAGACGATGGGCGGATCGACGTCGGGGTACTCGCGCACCGGGAGCCGCGAGAAGGAGATCACCCCGAAGAGGATGATCGCCAGGCTCATGACCGTGGCGAGGACGGGACGCTGGATCGAGACTTCGCTGAGCTTCATGGTTAGCCTTTCCGGGCCACCGCCGTCTTGCCCGAGGTCGCCTTGCCGGTCGTCGTCTTCCCGGCCGTCGTCTTGCCCGCGGGCGCGCCGGCCGTCGCCTTGCCGCCGGCCGGACCGCCCGTCGTGTCGGCGCCGGGGGCCGCCGCGCCGCCCGGTGCGCCCGTCGCGCCCGCTCCGCCCGGGGCCGACTGGATGGGAATGACTTTAGCGCCTTCGAAGAGCTTCTGGTGCCCGGCGCGCACGACGAACATGCCGGGCTCGAGGCCCTTCACCACTTCGACCACGTCCGCGAGGCGCGTTCCCAGCTGGAGCGAGCTGCGCGTGACCGTGCTGTCCTTCTTCACCACGTAGACGAAGCTCTCGCCGCCCTCGGAGAACACCGCCTCGTTCGGCACCGTGACCGCCTCGGGGCGCTGGCTCAGCACGGCGCTCACGTTGACCGACATGCCGGGCCGGAAGCGGCCGCCCGGGTTCCTCACGCGGGCGATCACGCGGCTGCTCCGGGTCTGCGGGTCGAGCACCGGGTCCATGACGTCGATCGCCCCGGTGAGCGCGTAGCCGGGAAACGCCGGCGCCGAGAGCGTGACCGGAGCGCCGCGATGAAGGCGCCCCAGGTAGCGTTCCGGCACCGAGAAGGTCACC contains:
- a CDS encoding NAD(P)-binding domain-containing protein, whose protein sequence is MQPLLAILGAGPMGIEAALEASRSGFRVVVYEAGRVGEHLRRFAHVRLFTPFAMNATPSGREALLRAGAALPEDGTLLTAGALAERYLEPLARVLAPSVEVREYHKVTHVGRDGASKGSPLTRGGVPRRSLPFLLRVERAEGGV
- a CDS encoding metallopeptidase family protein; translation: MPSPSRLDELMREGEEALDAGEFETALERFEAVLAGDPEHWGAALDRAETLHLLWRTREALRAVTALRPPEDEEDDADRADLEARIREVTGDFRDADLLFAEASRLDPEHFPEPVRMNAEDFRSVLDEVLASLPEPIRNAVEEVPVVVEPKPTPAMAEYAPHITPEILGLFVGTSLGEKASGGSGYADVVLLFQKNLEHAGTTSEEVAEEIRITLLHEYGHYLGFDEDAIEDLGLA
- a CDS encoding efflux RND transporter permease subunit; translation: MKLSEVSIQRPVLATVMSLAIILFGVISFSRLPVREYPDVDPPIVSITTFYRGASPSVVETEITDVLEEQLATLEGVKTIESSSREQGSSISVEFELSRNIEEATNDVRDKVSRVRGQLPAEADDPIVEKVDVNAQPIVWLALSSKRFSNLELSDVADRVLKERLQRLPGVGNIFLGGERRYAMRVWLDPGRMAAHGLTTQDVEAAVRRENAEIPAGRVEGTQREFAVRTRGDLVTAEEFGAIIVKQDGTETVRLDDVADVKVGAEDERTAVRWNGEPAVGLGVVKQSKASTIDVADAVRAALPQLQATLPEGMKLDVAYDSSTFIKDSIHEVSQTIFIAMFLVILVILFFLKTARATLIPAVAIPISIVGTFAVAYFMGFTINILTLLALVLAIGLVVDDAIVVLENIYRHMEMGKGRLRAAFDGSNEIGFAVLATTITLVAVFVPVSFLTGTVGRLFSEFGLSVAVAVLISGFVALTLTPMLSSRILKSSHDKAQGKLAQGIDRFLDAVNVQFSRSLRWFLGHRGVALGAAVLLLALIGGMFMLLPRELVPTEDRGVAFGIVIAPEGSTLEYTDGYMRQVESILLPLPERKGLFTATGLGFGGPGQVTNGFLFLGLKPRAERHKSQQQLVQELFPRLISIPGVLAFVINPPSIGGRFSSSPVEYVLQGEDYEQLAQGVGAMMGEASKLGYLLNLDTDLRLNKPQLDVSIDRERAAQLGVSVTDIGTTLETLLGGRTVSEFKRGTKQYDVIAQVSPQERSTPSTIDDIYIRGNGGLVQLANVVSIKETVAPKELNHYNRVRSATITASLPPGLPLGMALDALDKIAAEKLPAGMKHELAGQSREFRESSTSLYFLFGLAIVFIYLVLAAQFESFIHPLTILLAVPLAVAGALVSLFVFRQSLNIYSQIGLIMLIGLVTKNSILIVEYANQLRARGLSIVDAVAEAAQIRLRPILMTSLATIFGILPIAIGLGAGAEARRPLGIAVVGGMIFSTFLTLVLVPVVYTYLARFTKVPARGSPESAAPEEAPAPAREEEPMPAMATSRTRI
- a CDS encoding efflux RND transporter periplasmic adaptor subunit, translating into MIRRSVDSGALRTAAALLVLAAAGCQKGPQGGGFKPPPMPVEIAPVTQGAVADRFEAVGSAEAGEAIQVVSEIDAVVKRLPFVEGQPVGAGALLMQLDDAQLKADVSRTEALRDQAKASYERVKAVVGQGAGAPQDLDDAAAALKVAQANLSLAETRLRKTRIRAPFAGVTGPKRVSPGAYVRAGTPITDLAAIGVIKVTFSVPERYLGRLHRGAPVTLSAPAFPGYALTGAIDVMDPVLDPQTRSSRVIARVRNPGGRFRPGMSVNVSAVLSQRPEAVTVPNEAVFSEGGESFVYVVKKDSTVTRSSLQLGTRLADVVEVVKGLEPGMFVVRAGHQKLFEGAKVIPIQSAPGGAGATGAPGGAAAPGADTTGGPAGGKATAGAPAGKTTAGKTTTGKATSGKTAVARKG
- a CDS encoding FlgD immunoglobulin-like domain containing protein, whose translation is MPRLLGRVRAALCVALCFAIAPLAVSRSQAQTAGLAVTLLWTATGDNGIVGQAAKYDLRYTATAVSGTDTLAWWNKAAVVNMSGHVPPPSGARDSVVIAGLVLGKKYFAVLRVADASGNWSGFSNMATIDLTKNVTGVDIAELGAPKLVIGAPYPSPTSGAAQIALTLARSGPLAAEVFDARGRLVRSLHSGAMEAGPHTLRWDGASESGQHAAAGVYWIRVAAPGIQKSVKLVVVR
- a CDS encoding cytochrome c oxidase subunit 3; its protein translation is MAIAMEHHSHDPVPSQWPIITAIGAGLIPIGIIASTRGVKAGIAILLFGLLVTILGAGRWWAELLRDSFVGRDLLDADARLRTAMILFILSEAAIFASFFAAIIYARTHAKSWPPAGMPHFGLLLPAVNTGILLSSSVTCHLAHVAIERKNREGVVSALLLTIFLGAIFLCGQAYEYGVLNGEAFNIKSGIFGSTFFMLTGFHGLHVLMGIIFLNVVYGAVMRGRVTHEQQFPLKAASWYWHFVDAIWIGVFTIVYVL